A stretch of Elephas maximus indicus isolate mEleMax1 chromosome 20, mEleMax1 primary haplotype, whole genome shotgun sequence DNA encodes these proteins:
- the CCR2 gene encoding C-C chemokine receptor type 2, which yields MDHPTSSPMYEYIDIDYSASEPCRKTDLKQIAAQILPPLYSLVFIFGFVGNMLVVLTLINCKKLKSMTDIYLLNLAISDLLFLLTLPFWAHHAANGWVFGDSGCKIFTGLYHIGYFGGIFFIILLTIDRYLAIVHAVFALKARTVTFGVVTSGATWVVVVLVSLPGIIFTKSQEEDSHYVCGPAFPIIWKNLHTIMRNILSLVLPLLVMVICYSGILKTLLRCRNEKKHKAVRLIFAIMIVYFLFWAPYNIVLDLITFQEFFGLDNCDSSNRLDQAMQVTETLGMTHCCINPIIYAFVGEKFRRYIWVFFRKHIAKRLCKQCPVFFGETADRVSSGYTPSTGEQEVSVGL from the coding sequence ATGGATCATCCAACATCGAGTCCGATGTATGAATACATTGACATCGATTACAGTGCTTCAGAGCCCTGCCGAAAAACTGACTTGAAGCAAATCGCAGCCCAGATCCTGCCTCCGCTCTACTCGCTGGTGTTCATATTTGGTTTCGTGGGCAACATGCTGGTCGTCCTCACCCTGATCAACTGCAAAAAGCTGAAGAGCATGACTGACATCTACCTGCTCAATTTGGCCATCTCTgacctgctgtttcttctcaccctTCCCTTCTGGGCCCACCATGCTGCAAATGGGTGGGTCTTTGGGGATTCAGGATGTAAAATATTCACTGGGCTATATCACATTGGCTATTTTGGCGggattttcttcattatcctcCTGACAATTGATAGGTACCTGGCAATTGTCCATGCCGTATTTGCTTTAAAAGCCAGGACAGTCACTTTTGGGGTGGTGACAAGTGGGGCCACCTGGGTGGTGGTTGTGCTTGTCTCTCTCCCAGGAATCATCTTTACCAAATCCCAAGAAGAAGATTCTCATTATGTTTGTGGCCCTGCTTTTCCAATAATATGGAAGAATCTCCATACAATAATGAGGAATATCTTGAGCCTGGTGCTGCCACTCCTTGTCATGGTCATCTGCTACTCGGGAATCCTGAAAACCTTGCTTCGGTGTCGAAACGAGAAGAAGCACAAGGCCGTGAGGCTCATCTTCGCCATCATGATtgtctactttcttttctgggCTCCCTACAACATCGTCCTTGACCTGATCACCTTCCAGGAGTTCTTTGGCCTGGATAATTGTGATAGCTCTAACAGGCTGGACCAAGCCATGCAGGTGACAGAGACTCTTGGGATGACGCACTGCTGCATCAACCCCATCATCTATGCCTTTGTCGGGGAAAAGTTCAGAAGGTATATCTGGGTGTTCTTCCGAAAGCACATCGCTAAACGTCTCTGCAAACAATGTCCAGTGTTCTTTGGGGAGACAGCAGATCGGGTGAGTTCAGGGTACACCCCATCCACTGGAGAGCAGGAAGTCTCAGTTGGTTTATAA